One Firmicutes bacterium HGW-Firmicutes-1 genomic window, TGTTGGTCCAGCAGTTGAAACATTTAGTAATGCATTAGGTAGCGGCGTTCAAGCAATCGTAAGTGCTGGTTTATTACCATTAGCTTCACTTTTTATTGAACCTGCTAAAATATTATTCTTAAACAATGCAATTAACCATGGTGTATTAAGCCCATTGGGTATTGCACAAGCAGCAGAAGCAGGAAAGTCAATCTTTTTCTTATTAGAAACAAATCCAGGTCCAGGTCTTGGTATTTTACTTGCATATTGGATGTTTGCTAAGGGTATGGTTAAACAATCTGCACCAGGTGCTGTGATTATTCACTTCCTTGGTGGTATTCATGAAATTTACTTCCCTTATATATTAATGCAACCTATTCTTTTATTAGCAGTTATTGCTGGTGGAGCAAGTGGTGTTTTAACATTTTCAGTACTAGGAGCTGGATTAGTAGCTGCTCCATCACCGGGTAGTATTTTTGCCTTAATTGCTATGACTCCAAAAGGTGGATTATTACCAGTACTTGCAGGTGTGCTTGTATCAACTGCAGTAAGTTTCTTAGTGGCAGCAGCACTTATCAAGAAAAGCGGTGGTGCTGAAGATGATCTTGAAACGGCTAAAGAAAAAATGGTTGATTTAAAAGGCAAGAAATCAAGTGTAGTGAAAACTGCAGTTAAAAAAATCATTGTAGCTTGTGATGCTGGTATGGGATCAAGTGCAATGGGTGCAACTAAATTAAGAAACAAAGTAAAAGCTGCAGGCCTTGATATCATCGTTGAAAATAAAGCAATTGAGAACATCCCAAGTGATGCAGATATTGTTTTTACACATAACAAGCTAACAGATAGAGCTATTAAGTCTGCTCCAAATGCTGAACATATTTCAGTAGATGATTTTATGAACACTACTGCATATGATGAGCTAGTTGAAAGACTTAGTGGTGGCGCAAAAAAAAAGTAACTAGCAACCAAACGGTTGCAGAAGATAGTAACCAAGTACTAGCAATCGAAAACATTCGAATTGGATTATCAAGCGTTAGTAAAGAAGATGCCATAAGAATGGCTGGTCAAATATTAGTAGATAGCGGTTATGCAGGTGTCGAATATATTGACGCGATGCTACAAAGAGAAGCTGACTTATCAACCTACATAGGAAATGGAACTGCCATTCCACATGGTGTTAGTGAAGCTAAGAAAGCAATTATTAAAACAGGCATTTGTATTTTGCAATTTCCTGATGGTATTGATTATGGTGACGAAAAAGTTTACTTAATGATCGGTATTGCAGGCGTTGGCAATGAACATTTATTAATATTATCAAACCTTGCAGAAATTTTAGAAGATGAAAGTAAGGTGTTAGACCTAAGAACGACAACAGACATTGACTTTGTTTACAAACAGTTTACAAATCAATAAATAATTTGTTATCCCTTTATGCCAGATAAATGGGGTATAGTTATTACTTTGGCACAATAATATTCTTTCACCATCCCGTTATTGTGCCAAAGATACTATTAAAGGAGTAATTAAATCTTAACTATGATATATACAATAACTTTAAACCCAGCAATAGACAAAAGAATTATATTAAATAATTTTAAGATAGATGGTGTTAACCGATTCAATGATGAAAGAGAAGATGCCGGTGGAAAAGGAATCAATGTTTCTAAGATGATTCACAACCTTGGAGGTAATAGTACAGCACTAGGTGTAGTTGCAGGCGCATCAGGGCATTTTATTAAGGACCAACTGGACAAAATGGGTATTCTTCATAGCTTTATTGAGGGCGAAGGAAATACACGAACTAATTTGAAAATAGTGGATCCTGTTCATCAAACCTATACAGACATAAATGAAGAGGGTAAGCCTATCTCAGATGAGTTATTAGAACAGATGGAAAAGCAT contains:
- a CDS encoding PTS mannitol transporter subunit IIBC (CmtA with CmtB possibly forms the mannitol-like permease component of the cryptic mannitol phosphotransferase system, which phosphorylates and transports various carbohydrates and polyhydric alcohols in Escherichia coli; cytoplasmic protein), producing the protein MNQSQSQTQVRIQKFGRFLSGMVMPNIGAFLAWGLITALFIPTGWLPSEKLSTLVGPMIVNLLPLLIGYTGGKMVAGTRGGVLGAVATMGVIVGTSIPMFIGAMIMGPLAGWVIKKFDNAIEGKIPAGFEMLVNNFSAGIIGMGLALAALLGVGPAVETFSNALGSGVQAIVSAGLLPLASLFIEPAKILFLNNAINHGVLSPLGIAQAAEAGKSIFFLLETNPGPGLGILLAYWMFAKGMVKQSAPGAVIIHFLGGIHEIYFPYILMQPILLLAVIAGGASGVLTFSVLGAGLVAAPSPGSIFALIAMTPKGGLLPVLAGVLVSTAVSFLVAAALIKKSGGAEDDLETAKEKMVDLKGKKSSVVKTAVKKIIVACDAGMGSSAMGATKLRNKVKAAGLDIIVENKAIENIPSDADIVFTHNKLTDRAIKSAPNAEHISVDDFMNTTAYDELVERLSGGAKKK
- a CDS encoding PTS mannose transporter subunit IIA; protein product: MENIRIGLSSVSKEDAIRMAGQILVDSGYAGVEYIDAMLQREADLSTYIGNGTAIPHGVSEAKKAIIKTGICILQFPDGIDYGDEKVYLMIGIAGVGNEHLLILSNLAEILEDESKVLDLRTTTDIDFVYKQFTNQ